Proteins encoded together in one Streptomyces umbrinus window:
- a CDS encoding thiamine pyrophosphate-binding protein, with product MKVAEAVGRALYAAGVGQVFGVVGSGNFHLTNAMVAAGSRFVAARHEGGAATMADAYARMSGTVAALSVHQGPGLTNAMTGIAEAAKSRTPLLVLAAEVTEPRSNFYVDQEALARSVGAVSARVTSAEDAVTQALDAVRRAACERRTVLLNLPLGVQALDVPDDVSTLAVAPPERAPVEPEFAEVEALARVLEKSRRPVFVAGRGARSPGARDALAALAERHGALLATSAVARGLFHGDSWSLDVSGGFASPLAAELIQEADLIVGWGCALNMWTMRHGRLIGPDTTVVQVDDDASALGVHREVHLGVTGDVELTARRALETDDANRQAQQGPQAQRDQQSRQGFRTADIGAAIAARVRWRDVPYEDTSTRERIDPRTLSIALDDILPAERVIGVDSGNFMGYPSMYLSVPDENGLCFTQAFQSIGLGLATAIGAALARSDRLPVAALGDGGAMMGAAELDTVRRLGLPMVVVVYNDDAYGAEVHHFGPDGHPLDTVEFPPTDIAAVARGYGFDAVTVRTRVDLKAVEDWLAGPRSAPLLIDAKVVADRGAWWLEEAFRGH from the coding sequence GTGAAGGTCGCCGAGGCCGTCGGACGGGCGCTGTACGCGGCCGGGGTCGGTCAGGTCTTCGGCGTGGTCGGCTCGGGCAACTTCCATCTCACCAATGCCATGGTCGCGGCGGGCTCGCGGTTCGTGGCCGCACGTCATGAGGGCGGCGCGGCGACCATGGCCGACGCGTACGCCCGGATGAGCGGGACGGTGGCCGCGCTCAGCGTTCATCAGGGACCCGGCCTGACGAACGCCATGACCGGTATCGCCGAGGCGGCCAAGAGCCGTACGCCGCTGCTCGTGCTGGCGGCCGAGGTGACCGAGCCGCGGTCCAACTTCTACGTCGACCAGGAGGCGTTGGCTCGATCGGTGGGCGCGGTCTCGGCGCGGGTCACGTCGGCGGAGGACGCGGTCACACAGGCCCTCGACGCTGTTCGCCGAGCCGCGTGCGAGCGGCGGACCGTTCTGCTCAACCTCCCGTTGGGCGTACAGGCCCTCGACGTACCCGACGACGTGTCGACCCTCGCCGTCGCGCCGCCCGAACGGGCGCCTGTGGAGCCGGAGTTCGCCGAAGTGGAGGCGCTGGCGCGGGTGCTGGAGAAGTCCCGGCGACCGGTCTTCGTGGCCGGCCGGGGAGCGCGTTCGCCCGGTGCCCGGGACGCTTTGGCGGCGCTCGCCGAACGCCATGGCGCGCTGCTGGCGACGTCGGCCGTGGCCCGCGGCCTGTTCCACGGCGATTCGTGGTCACTCGACGTGTCCGGAGGCTTCGCTTCGCCCCTGGCGGCCGAACTGATCCAGGAGGCCGACCTGATCGTCGGCTGGGGTTGTGCGCTGAACATGTGGACCATGCGGCACGGCCGGCTGATCGGCCCGGACACCACGGTCGTACAGGTCGACGACGACGCGTCGGCCCTCGGCGTGCACCGGGAGGTGCACCTCGGAGTCACCGGCGACGTGGAACTCACGGCCCGGCGCGCGCTGGAGACGGACGACGCGAACCGGCAGGCCCAGCAAGGTCCACAGGCTCAGAGAGACCAACAGTCCCGGCAGGGCTTTCGGACCGCCGACATCGGCGCGGCCATCGCCGCACGCGTGCGCTGGCGGGATGTGCCGTACGAGGACACGAGCACCCGCGAGCGCATCGACCCGCGCACACTGAGCATCGCGCTCGACGACATCCTCCCCGCGGAGCGGGTGATCGGCGTGGACTCCGGCAACTTCATGGGCTACCCGAGCATGTACCTGTCGGTGCCGGACGAGAACGGCCTGTGCTTCACCCAGGCGTTCCAGTCGATCGGCCTGGGCCTTGCGACCGCGATCGGCGCGGCACTGGCACGGTCGGACCGGCTCCCCGTGGCCGCGCTCGGGGACGGCGGCGCGATGATGGGCGCCGCGGAACTCGACACCGTACGCAGGCTCGGACTGCCCATGGTGGTCGTCGTCTACAACGACGACGCCTACGGGGCGGAGGTCCACCACTTCGGGCCGGACGGGCATCCGCTGGACACCGTCGAGTTCCCGCCGACGGACATCGCCGCCGTGGCGCGGGGCTACGGCTTCGACGCGGTCACCGTACGTACGCGGGTGGATCTGAAGGCCGTCGAGGACTGGCTCGCCGGGCCACGCTCCGCGCCCCTGCTCATCGACGCCAAGGTGGTCGCGGACCGAGGCGCCTGGTGGCTGGAGGAGGCGTTCCGCGGACACTGA
- a CDS encoding glycosyl hydrolase family 95 catalytic domain-containing protein, protein MTSRRVVLGSVLGGTAAAALPGVAEAAPAQVPDAMGADLTAWSTGGRWKLRNRMGSDGAWTDFLRKQDLVWHRMPTLWHEGPFLGDGRLGSMVYKEPGANSVRFTVQHGEVQDHRPEFGSGWGTCRLPVGHLTLDPVGTIGTVDWRLSLWNAELTGTITTDKGTLTLSALIHDGILAARVTADGDEEVRWTFHPEEAVSPRKISEAPPTGYVANPPWTTRTTGDVEQVLQPLVGGGQTATAYRRTGDTLLLNVAHSHPSDTRAGEASLRKIQRAAAYGALRSQHTRWWHAFYRRSFVSIPDERLQSFHWIQLYKIASASREGGPPMATCGPWLEPTPWPAVWWNLNIQLEYWLIHGSNHLELDSLASTLRQNQEQLIANVPAAYRADSAGVGRSSDMFANRGVPVPGSGGEAGNLTWALHNVWLSYRHSMDEDLLRDTVYPLLRRAINYYLHFLQPGDDGKLHLPSTLSPEYPVVPPKDTNYDLALIRWGCGTLLEASERLGVDDPLVPRWQEVLARLTPYPVDGNGFMIGADTPYAQSHRHYSHLLMVYPLYLVNWEQPEQRELIEKSVVHWHALTGSHRGYSYTGAASLYAMMGRGDTALSYLKKFFDTTTRYPCRANTHYTEAGPVIETPLSASQSLHDMLCQSWDGVVRIFPAVPDSWADVTLHDFRTQGAFLVSAVRSGGVTRFVRVRSLAGEPLRLRHGLTGGRVTAVLDDGTPARTHTADDGVLAVELPKGREVLLYAGRRPDLVIAPVTPSEPGQPWGLP, encoded by the coding sequence ATGACCTCTAGAAGAGTTGTGCTCGGTTCGGTGCTGGGCGGCACGGCTGCCGCCGCGCTGCCAGGAGTCGCCGAGGCGGCGCCCGCCCAAGTCCCGGACGCAATGGGCGCGGACCTCACAGCCTGGTCCACCGGCGGCCGTTGGAAGCTCCGCAACCGCATGGGCTCGGACGGCGCGTGGACCGACTTCCTGCGCAAGCAGGACCTGGTGTGGCACAGGATGCCCACGCTGTGGCACGAGGGGCCGTTCCTCGGTGACGGCCGGCTGGGCAGCATGGTCTACAAGGAGCCGGGTGCGAACAGCGTCCGATTCACCGTCCAGCACGGCGAAGTGCAGGACCACCGGCCCGAGTTCGGCAGCGGCTGGGGCACCTGCCGACTGCCCGTCGGGCATCTGACCCTCGATCCGGTCGGCACCATCGGCACGGTCGACTGGCGCCTGAGCCTGTGGAACGCCGAACTCACCGGCACCATCACCACCGACAAGGGCACCCTGACGCTCTCCGCCCTCATCCACGACGGAATCCTCGCCGCACGCGTCACGGCCGACGGCGACGAGGAGGTGCGCTGGACGTTCCACCCCGAGGAGGCCGTCAGCCCCCGGAAGATCAGCGAGGCACCGCCGACGGGTTACGTCGCCAACCCGCCCTGGACCACCCGCACCACCGGTGACGTCGAGCAGGTGCTCCAGCCGCTCGTCGGCGGCGGCCAGACCGCGACCGCCTACCGCCGCACCGGCGACACCCTGCTGCTCAACGTGGCCCACAGCCACCCCTCGGACACCCGGGCCGGGGAGGCCTCGCTCAGGAAGATCCAGCGTGCGGCTGCTTACGGAGCGCTCCGCAGTCAGCACACCCGCTGGTGGCACGCGTTCTACCGCCGGAGCTTCGTCTCGATCCCCGACGAACGGCTGCAGAGCTTCCACTGGATCCAGCTCTACAAGATCGCGTCGGCCAGCCGCGAGGGCGGCCCCCCGATGGCCACCTGTGGGCCCTGGCTCGAACCCACCCCCTGGCCCGCCGTGTGGTGGAACCTCAACATCCAGCTGGAGTACTGGCTCATCCACGGCTCCAACCACCTGGAACTCGACTCGCTCGCAAGCACGCTGAGGCAGAACCAGGAACAGCTGATCGCGAACGTGCCCGCCGCGTACCGGGCGGACAGTGCCGGAGTGGGCCGCAGTTCCGACATGTTCGCCAACCGCGGTGTCCCCGTGCCTGGCAGCGGGGGCGAGGCGGGCAATCTGACCTGGGCCCTGCACAACGTATGGCTGAGCTACCGCCACAGCATGGACGAGGATCTGCTGCGCGACACGGTGTACCCGCTGCTGCGCCGCGCGATCAACTACTACCTGCACTTCCTCCAGCCGGGCGACGACGGCAAGCTGCATCTGCCGTCGACGCTGTCCCCGGAGTATCCGGTGGTCCCGCCGAAGGACACCAACTACGATCTGGCGCTGATCCGTTGGGGCTGCGGCACGCTGCTGGAGGCGTCCGAGCGCCTGGGTGTCGACGACCCGCTCGTGCCGCGCTGGCAGGAGGTGCTGGCCAGGCTGACGCCGTATCCGGTGGACGGCAACGGCTTCATGATCGGCGCGGACACGCCGTACGCGCAGTCACACCGCCACTACTCGCATCTGCTGATGGTCTATCCGCTGTATCTCGTGAACTGGGAACAGCCGGAGCAGCGCGAGCTGATCGAGAAGTCGGTCGTCCACTGGCACGCGCTGACCGGCTCCCACCGCGGCTACAGCTATACGGGCGCCGCGTCGCTGTACGCCATGATGGGCCGCGGCGACACGGCTCTCTCGTACCTGAAGAAGTTCTTCGACACCACAACCCGCTACCCGTGCCGGGCCAACACCCACTACACCGAGGCCGGGCCGGTCATCGAGACACCACTGTCGGCGTCGCAGTCCCTGCACGACATGCTCTGCCAGAGCTGGGACGGCGTCGTACGGATCTTTCCCGCCGTGCCCGACTCCTGGGCCGATGTCACCCTGCACGACTTCCGCACCCAGGGAGCCTTCCTGGTCAGCGCGGTCCGCAGCGGCGGCGTCACCCGCTTCGTACGCGTACGAAGTCTGGCGGGCGAACCGCTGCGCCTCCGGCACGGTCTGACCGGCGGGCGGGTGACCGCGGTCCTGGACGACGGCACCCCGGCCCGTACCCACACTGCGGACGACGGCGTCCTCGCCGTCGAACTGCCCAAGGGACGCGAGGTGTTGTTGTACGCGGGCAGGCGACCCGACCTCGTCATCGCCCCGGTCACCCCGAGCGAGCCGGGACAGCCCTGGGGACTGCCGTAG
- a CDS encoding cinnamyl alcohol dehydrogenase — MTPSTSSAAASSASPTDGWNKTAFTYGMQKPWNLDLGDRYSNSGGVHRMWVYDSDEPMSQGSSTDPRTEMRWRQEYTSGQHMWDADVYLPSGTNGATFVQILRVIHPSGTPATDFMLNAYSASGGTVRAYDSTVLRTNAYNTWFNVKLEHNASSRSVKVYFDDELVLTTQDRGPATRHFKNGVYHHGSGRAEARFRNLTYWTR; from the coding sequence ATGACTCCGTCGACGTCCTCCGCCGCCGCCTCCTCCGCGTCGCCCACGGACGGCTGGAACAAGACCGCCTTCACGTACGGCATGCAGAAGCCGTGGAACCTGGACCTGGGCGACCGGTACAGCAACAGCGGCGGCGTCCACCGCATGTGGGTCTACGACAGCGACGAGCCCATGTCGCAGGGCAGTTCCACCGACCCGCGCACCGAGATGCGCTGGAGGCAGGAGTACACGTCCGGACAGCACATGTGGGACGCCGACGTGTACCTTCCGTCCGGCACGAACGGCGCGACCTTCGTGCAGATCCTCCGTGTGATCCACCCGTCGGGCACGCCCGCGACGGACTTCATGCTCAACGCCTACAGCGCGAGCGGCGGCACGGTGAGGGCGTACGACAGCACGGTCCTCAGGACGAACGCCTACAACACGTGGTTCAACGTCAAGCTCGAACACAACGCCTCCAGTCGCAGCGTCAAGGTCTACTTCGACGACGAACTGGTCCTGACGACCCAGGACCGGGGGCCCGCCACCCGCCACTTCAAGAACGGTGTCTACCACCACGGCAGCGGCCGGGCCGAGGCACGCTTCCGCAACCTCACGTACTGGACTCGGTGA
- a CDS encoding MFS transporter, with translation MTPPTEPPGRLRSRPARLTGLKGLKGLTGLSGPQYFLLAGSFLIPLGSFAVLPFMSVLLHQQLGMGLGAVGVVLAIASFVQFAGGVVGAVVAERIGLQRTMLLALVIRTAGFAGFVPGLAHPAAAVTALFLVSCGAALYLPANKAYLVHRVADEQRPLLLSASGSALNAGIALGPLAAAPFVLSASTGLFTSVAVLFAAITVGHALLPVEAPDHHPEKEGIDPQHPPRHQQKPFAGLPVLPFAVTVLSVYVFMFFQHYLAVYAVPRTSTEFYGLVLALYAVLLVVAQPLLSGRIARMPYARALRLGFAAMAVGMATLAFGHPAALLAGALLICLGEIVLFLKNDLEALARSPRAPAVVFGHQRLAAGIGAFASGIAGGEGYGLAERSGYPGLFWAAVAVQCALLPPLLIHTLRRLSPGPKTDN, from the coding sequence GTGACACCGCCGACCGAGCCGCCCGGCCGACTGCGGTCCCGCCCGGCACGGCTCACCGGGCTGAAAGGCCTCAAAGGGCTGACCGGCCTCAGCGGTCCGCAGTACTTCCTGCTGGCCGGATCGTTCCTCATCCCGCTGGGCAGCTTCGCGGTACTGCCCTTCATGTCGGTACTGCTGCACCAGCAGTTGGGGATGGGCCTCGGCGCCGTCGGCGTGGTGCTCGCCATCGCCTCGTTCGTACAGTTCGCCGGCGGTGTCGTGGGCGCGGTGGTCGCCGAGCGCATCGGGCTGCAACGCACCATGCTGCTCGCCCTGGTGATCCGTACGGCGGGCTTCGCCGGATTCGTGCCGGGGCTCGCCCATCCCGCCGCGGCCGTCACCGCGCTGTTCCTCGTCTCCTGCGGCGCCGCGCTCTATCTGCCGGCCAACAAGGCGTATTTGGTGCACCGCGTCGCGGACGAGCAGCGCCCGCTGCTGCTGTCCGCGAGCGGCTCCGCCCTCAACGCCGGTATCGCACTGGGTCCGCTCGCCGCCGCCCCCTTCGTACTCAGCGCCTCCACAGGGCTCTTCACCTCGGTCGCCGTACTGTTCGCGGCCATCACCGTGGGCCATGCACTGCTGCCCGTCGAAGCCCCGGACCACCACCCGGAAAAGGAAGGCATCGACCCCCAACACCCGCCCCGCCACCAACAGAAGCCATTCGCCGGACTGCCGGTCCTGCCCTTCGCGGTCACCGTCCTGAGCGTGTACGTCTTCATGTTCTTCCAGCACTACCTCGCGGTGTACGCCGTGCCCCGGACCTCGACGGAGTTCTACGGTCTGGTCCTCGCCCTCTACGCCGTGCTCCTGGTGGTGGCCCAGCCACTCCTGTCGGGCCGGATAGCCCGCATGCCGTACGCCCGTGCCCTGCGACTCGGCTTCGCCGCGATGGCCGTCGGCATGGCCACGCTCGCTTTCGGCCATCCCGCCGCCCTGCTGGCCGGAGCCCTGCTCATCTGCCTCGGCGAGATCGTCCTCTTCCTCAAGAACGACCTCGAAGCCCTGGCCCGGTCTCCCCGCGCCCCCGCCGTCGTCTTCGGCCACCAGCGGCTGGCCGCCGGAATCGGTGCGTTCGCCAGCGGCATCGCGGGAGGCGAGGGCTACGGACTGGCCGAGCGCTCGGGCTACCCCGGTCTCTTCTGGGCCGCAGTCGCGGTTCAGTGCGCGCTGCTGCCCCCGCTGCTGATCCACACACTGCGCCGCCTCAGCCCCGGTCCCAAGACCGACAACTGA
- a CDS encoding ATP-grasp domain-containing protein, whose amino-acid sequence MTIAALEALTFGLGRLAEAAGGAGHRLCLLTGDRAVYRHELAHLTPEALAVLDLVDVDTFDESACAAALAAVPDLRGLVNSTDTWSVPGADLAARLGLPGPDPAAVRLLRDKSRVRTLLHERGLSRGRALTVPIDPADPADPTRASVAFAAAEILREIGLPAVLKDSAGTSSRNVWPVRDEEQLHAALAEAAQRAFAGRLFAEPFFSGPVYSAETLSWEGETRLLGVLSRQMSPEPSVREEAAAFPVAFPDPELGLLQDWVGRVLVTAGHDSGFAHVEFVLTAEGPELVEINRRIGGALVGEALCRALGTNVYEAVVDTALGRRPALLDSPVDSASGPATGFVLVHPDRRGTLTGWTGLDTLSAFPGSPEWYPTAVPGRRVEHLADQRGCTGIVLAEAATAELALHRALSAAGSVRAVVAADGEG is encoded by the coding sequence GTGACCATCGCCGCCCTGGAAGCACTCACCTTCGGACTGGGCCGCCTGGCGGAAGCGGCCGGCGGCGCCGGGCACCGGCTGTGCCTGCTCACCGGGGACCGGGCCGTCTACCGCCACGAACTCGCCCACCTCACGCCCGAAGCGCTCGCGGTGCTCGACCTCGTCGACGTCGACACGTTCGACGAGTCCGCCTGCGCGGCCGCGCTGGCCGCAGTGCCCGACCTTCGGGGGCTCGTCAACTCGACCGACACCTGGAGCGTTCCGGGCGCCGATCTGGCCGCCAGACTCGGCCTCCCCGGGCCGGACCCGGCCGCGGTCCGGCTGCTGCGCGACAAGAGCCGGGTGCGTACTCTCCTGCACGAGCGCGGTCTGAGCCGTGGCCGCGCCTTGACCGTCCCCATCGATCCCGCCGATCCCGCCGATCCCACCCGTGCCTCCGTGGCCTTCGCGGCCGCCGAGATCCTCCGCGAGATCGGCCTGCCCGCGGTCCTGAAGGACTCGGCGGGCACCTCCTCCCGCAACGTCTGGCCGGTACGCGACGAAGAGCAGCTGCACGCCGCCCTCGCCGAGGCAGCCCAACGCGCCTTCGCCGGGCGGCTGTTCGCGGAGCCCTTCTTCTCCGGCCCCGTCTACAGCGCGGAAACCCTGAGTTGGGAGGGCGAGACAAGGCTGCTGGGCGTCCTCAGCCGCCAGATGTCCCCCGAGCCGTCCGTCCGGGAGGAGGCCGCGGCGTTCCCCGTGGCCTTCCCGGATCCCGAACTCGGCCTGCTCCAGGACTGGGTGGGGCGAGTGCTGGTGACCGCCGGCCATGACTCCGGCTTCGCGCACGTGGAGTTCGTCCTCACCGCCGAGGGACCGGAACTGGTGGAGATCAACCGCCGTATCGGCGGTGCGCTCGTCGGCGAGGCGCTGTGCCGGGCCCTGGGCACCAATGTCTACGAGGCCGTGGTCGACACGGCTCTCGGCCGCCGCCCCGCACTGCTGGACAGCCCGGTCGATTCCGCCTCCGGTCCCGCCACCGGCTTCGTGCTCGTCCACCCGGACCGGCGCGGCACGCTCACCGGCTGGACCGGCCTCGACACCCTGTCCGCCTTCCCCGGCTCGCCCGAGTGGTATCCGACGGCCGTCCCGGGCCGGCGTGTGGAACACCTGGCTGACCAGCGAGGCTGCACGGGGATCGTGCTGGCCGAGGCCGCGACGGCCGAACTGGCCCTGCACCGGGCGCTCAGCGCGGCCGGGAGCGTACGAGCGGTCGTCGCGGCCGACGGGGAGGGGTGA
- a CDS encoding pyridoxal-phosphate dependent enzyme, whose amino-acid sequence MKAPDLLRLSDNVVLARFETLKVYAALGAVRTLLERGTVQPGQTLVDSSSGIYALALAMACHRYGLNCHIVASTTVDAAMRAQLEILGATVDQMPPSQNLRLDQERRVRRVRQLLAERPGLHWMRQYHDAVHYTGYREFADLVDRALPDTPLTVVGAVGTGSSTGGLVDPLRERGRGVRLLGVQPFGSVTFGSEGFSDPEAIIAGIGSSIQFDNVRHDLYDTLHWLDFRHAMAGAVGLLREHAVFAGLSTGAAHLVAGWEAARHPERVHVVIGADTGHRYTERVFARHQEALDPSVLKPHQITGLADLAPPWSVMAWERRRYDVRRTAVPAQVPAPLAAPTATPTDVSTDVSADISAASTNKEDRAS is encoded by the coding sequence ATGAAGGCCCCCGACCTGCTGCGGCTGTCCGACAACGTGGTGCTCGCCCGCTTCGAGACCCTGAAGGTCTACGCCGCACTGGGCGCGGTCCGTACGCTGCTGGAGCGCGGGACCGTCCAGCCGGGCCAGACCCTGGTCGACAGTTCCAGCGGCATCTACGCGCTGGCCCTGGCGATGGCGTGTCACCGGTACGGGCTGAACTGTCACATCGTCGCCTCCACCACCGTCGACGCCGCGATGCGCGCCCAGTTGGAGATCCTCGGGGCGACCGTGGACCAGATGCCGCCCTCACAGAATCTGAGACTCGACCAGGAACGGCGGGTGCGCCGGGTGCGGCAGTTGCTGGCCGAGCGGCCCGGTCTGCACTGGATGCGGCAGTACCACGACGCCGTCCACTACACGGGCTACCGCGAGTTCGCCGACCTGGTCGACCGTGCGCTTCCCGACACCCCGCTGACCGTCGTGGGCGCCGTGGGCACGGGGTCGTCCACCGGCGGTCTGGTGGATCCGCTGCGCGAACGCGGCCGGGGCGTACGGCTGTTGGGGGTGCAGCCCTTCGGGAGCGTCACCTTCGGCAGCGAGGGGTTCAGCGACCCCGAGGCGATCATCGCGGGCATCGGCAGCTCGATCCAGTTCGACAACGTCCGCCACGACCTCTACGACACGCTCCACTGGCTCGACTTCCGCCACGCCATGGCCGGTGCCGTCGGCCTGCTGCGGGAACACGCCGTGTTCGCCGGCCTGTCCACCGGCGCCGCCCACCTCGTCGCCGGCTGGGAGGCCGCGCGGCACCCCGAGCGGGTGCATGTGGTGATCGGCGCCGACACGGGACACCGCTACACCGAGCGCGTCTTCGCCCGCCACCAGGAGGCCCTCGACCCGAGCGTCCTCAAGCCCCACCAGATCACGGGGCTCGCCGATCTCGCCCCGCCCTGGTCGGTGATGGCATGGGAACGGCGGCGCTACGACGTACGCCGGACCGCCGTGCCCGCACAGGTGCCGGCACCTCTCGCCGCGCCGACCGCCACACCGACCGACGTATCGACCGACGTTTCGGCTGACATATCGGCCGCCTCAACGAACAAGGAGGACCGGGCATCGTGA
- a CDS encoding ABC transporter substrate-binding protein: MMRPPLPRTLAAVLLAAGLLTTGCGAEVESAAKNKKDDTVTVSNCGEDVTYTRPKRAVAYDVSGAEKMFSLGLADRMRGYVMNKLGDPAIKGSPWREDYTGVERLGTERITREIVVDAKADWVLAGWNSGFSEERGITPALLEKVGVDSYLHTETCWDYGDKSVDVTPLDALYTDLENLGRIFDVEKRAAELVTDLKDRAAALKKTWPEKGDPAKVFVYDSGTDQPFTAGRHAAPNDIITAAGATNVFDGLDKGWTTVGWEPVIEAKPEVIVIVDYADQPAKDKIAYLKSLKSLKSVPAVKDNRFFVMSYGDAVSGPRNVKGAEDLGRYLRSVGR, translated from the coding sequence ATGATGCGACCACCGCTGCCCCGGACCCTGGCCGCCGTACTGCTCGCGGCCGGGCTCCTGACCACCGGCTGCGGCGCCGAGGTCGAGTCCGCGGCGAAGAACAAGAAGGACGACACCGTCACCGTCTCCAACTGCGGCGAGGACGTCACGTACACCCGCCCGAAGCGCGCGGTGGCCTACGACGTCAGCGGCGCCGAGAAGATGTTCTCCCTCGGGCTGGCCGACCGGATGCGCGGCTACGTCATGAACAAGCTCGGCGACCCTGCCATCAAGGGTTCGCCCTGGCGCGAGGACTACACCGGGGTCGAGCGGCTGGGCACCGAGCGGATCACCCGGGAGATCGTCGTCGACGCCAAGGCCGACTGGGTGCTGGCGGGCTGGAACTCCGGCTTCAGTGAGGAACGGGGCATCACACCGGCCCTGTTGGAGAAGGTCGGCGTCGACAGTTATCTGCACACCGAGACCTGCTGGGACTACGGCGACAAGAGCGTCGACGTGACACCGCTGGACGCGCTCTACACCGACCTGGAGAACCTGGGCCGGATCTTCGACGTCGAGAAGCGGGCCGCCGAGCTCGTCACCGACCTCAAGGACCGCGCCGCCGCGCTGAAGAAGACCTGGCCCGAGAAGGGCGACCCGGCCAAGGTCTTCGTCTACGACTCGGGCACCGACCAGCCGTTCACCGCCGGCCGCCATGCCGCACCGAACGACATCATCACCGCCGCCGGAGCGACCAACGTCTTCGACGGGCTCGACAAGGGCTGGACGACGGTCGGTTGGGAACCGGTGATCGAGGCGAAACCCGAAGTGATCGTGATCGTCGACTACGCCGACCAGCCCGCCAAGGACAAGATCGCCTACCTCAAGTCGCTCAAGAGCCTGAAGTCGGTACCGGCGGTGAAGGACAACCGCTTCTTCGTGATGTCGTACGGCGACGCCGTCAGCGGTCCCCGCAACGTCAAGGGCGCCGAGGACCTGGGCCGTTACCTGCGCTCGGTCGGGCGGTGA
- a CDS encoding ABC transporter ATP-binding protein encodes MVLSLRDLSVEAAGRALVDRLNIDVQAGRIVGLVGPNGSGKSTALRCVYRALRPTSGAVLLDGTDLTSLKPRDSARSIAALTQESQTELDFTVEEVVALGRAPHARGNHPLTARERALCRQSMERLDVTHLADRSVLTLSGGERQRVLVARALVQEPRVLVLDEPTNHLDVRHQVELLSFLRGSGLTVLTALHDLNLAAAACDRIAVLSSGSLVATGSPAEVLTPELVRKVFGVDVTVVHHPRTGAPHLIYDLTATAPSALPDAPPEGRHS; translated from the coding sequence ATGGTCCTCTCCCTGCGTGACCTGTCGGTCGAGGCGGCCGGGCGTGCCCTGGTGGACCGGCTGAACATCGACGTGCAGGCCGGCCGGATCGTCGGACTCGTCGGTCCGAACGGCAGCGGCAAGTCGACCGCCCTGCGCTGTGTCTACCGGGCGTTGAGGCCGACGTCCGGGGCCGTCCTGCTCGACGGCACCGACCTGACGTCACTGAAACCGCGGGACAGCGCCCGGTCGATCGCCGCACTGACCCAGGAGAGCCAGACCGAACTCGACTTCACCGTCGAGGAGGTGGTGGCCCTGGGCCGCGCTCCGCACGCACGGGGCAATCACCCTCTCACCGCCCGCGAGCGCGCCCTGTGCCGGCAGTCGATGGAACGGCTGGACGTCACCCACCTCGCGGACCGCAGTGTGCTCACTCTCTCCGGCGGGGAACGCCAACGCGTGCTCGTCGCACGCGCTCTGGTCCAGGAACCGCGTGTCCTGGTCCTGGACGAGCCCACCAACCACCTCGACGTACGGCACCAGGTGGAGCTGCTGTCCTTCCTGCGCGGCTCCGGACTGACCGTGCTCACGGCCCTGCACGACCTCAACCTGGCGGCCGCCGCCTGCGACCGGATCGCCGTACTGAGCTCCGGCTCCCTGGTCGCCACCGGCAGCCCCGCGGAAGTCCTGACCCCCGAGCTGGTCCGCAAGGTGTTCGGCGTCGACGTCACGGTCGTCCACCATCCGCGCACCGGGGCACCCCACCTGATCTACGACCTGACCGCCACGGCACCTTCCGCACTCCCCGACGCCCCACCAGAAGGACGGCACTCATGA